In Macaca fascicularis isolate 582-1 chromosome 15, T2T-MFA8v1.1, one genomic interval encodes:
- the SLC2A8 gene encoding solute carrier family 2, facilitated glucose transporter member 8 isoform X3, with product MTPEDPEETQPLLGPPGGSAPRGRRVFLAAFAAALGPLSFGFALGYSSPAIPSLQRAAPPAPHLDDAAASWFGAIVTLGAAAGGVLGGWLVDRAGRKLSLLLCSVPFVAGFAVITAAQDVWMLLGGRLLTGLACGVASLVAPVYISEIAYPAVRGLLGSCVQLMVVVGILLAYLAGWVLEWRWLAVLGCAPPSLMLLLMCVMPETPRFLLTQHRRQEAMAALRFLWGSEQGWEDPPIGAEQSFHPALLRQPGIYKPFIIGVSLMAFQQLSGVNAVMFYAETIFEEAKFKDSSLASVVVGVIQVLFTAVAALIMDRAGRRLLLVLSGVAMVFSTSAFGTYFKLTQGGPGNSSHMALSAPVSAEPVDASVGLAWLAVGSMCLFIAGGPQALRSLLACLHFLHLQCPFHLVLCP from the exons ATGACGCCCGAGGACCCAGAGGAAACCCAGCCGCTTCTGGGGCCGCCTGGCGGCAG CGCGCCCCGCGGCCGCCGCGTCTTCCTCGCCGCCTTCGCCGCTGCCCTGGGCCCACTCAGCTTCGGCTTCGCGCTCGGCTACAGCTCCCCGGCCATCCCGAGTCTGCAGCGCGCCGCGCCCCCGGCCCCGCACCTGGACGACGCTGCCGCCTCCTGGTTCGGG GCCATCGTGACCCTAGGTGCTGCGGCAGGGGGAGTGCTGGGCGGCTGGCTGGTGGACCGCGCCGGGCGCAAGCTGAGCCTCCTGCTGTGCTCCGTGCCCTTCGTGGCCGGCTTTGCCGTCATCACCGCGGCCCAAGACGTGTGGATGCTGCTGGGGGGCCGCCTCCTCACCGGCCTGGCCTGCGGTGTTGCCTCCCTAGTGGCCCCG GTCTACATCTCTGAAATCGCCTACCCAGCAGTCCGGGGCTTGCTCGGCTCTTGTGTGCAGCTGATGGTCGTCGTCGGCATCCTCCTGGCATACCTGGCAG GCTGGGTGCTGGAGTGGCGCTGGCTGGCTGTGCTGGGCTGCGCGCCCCCCTCCCTCATGCTGCTGCTCATGTGCGTCATGCCCGAGACCCCGCGCTTCCTGCTGACTCAGCACAGGCGCCAGGAGGCCATGGCCGCCCTGCGGTTCCTGTGGGGCTCCGAGCAGGGCTGGGAAGACCCCCCCATTGGGGCCGAGCAG AGCTTTCACCCGGCCTTGCTGCGGCAGCCCGGCATCTACAAGCCCTTCATCATCGGCGTCTCCCTGATGGCCTTCCAGCAGCTGTCGGGGGTCAATGCTGTCATGTTCTATGCAGAGACTATCTTTGAAGAGGCCAAGTTCAAG GACAGCAGCCTGGCCTCGGTCGTCGTGGGTGTCATCCAGGTGCTGTTCACAGCTGTGGCGGCTCTCATCATGGACAGAGCAGGGCGGAGGCTGCTCCTGGTCTTGTCAG GTGTGGCCATGGTGTTCAGCACGAGCGCCTTCGGCACCTACTTCAAGCTGACGCAGGGTGGGCCCGGCAACTCCTCGCACATGGCCCTGTCGGCGCCTGTCTCCGCAGAGCCTGTTGATGCCAGCGTGGGGCTGGCCTGGCTGGCCGTGGGCAGCATGTGCCTCTTCATCGCCG